Within the Streptomyces sp. YIM 121038 genome, the region CCTCGCACCCGCTGCCGCTGACGAACGTCATGCGCGCGGACGAGGTCCGTCCGTCGCTCACCCCCGAGCAGGCGCTCTCGGGCGCCCCGGCCCAGGAGCAGCAGCGTTTCAAGGTGCCGCAGATCCTGGGGGAGGACTAACCGAACATGACGGACATCATCAAACTCACCGCCGCCGAGATCGCCGCGAGGATCGCTTCCGGCGAGCTCACCGCGGTCGAGGTCACCGAGGCCCACCTGGCCCGCATCGAGGCCGTTGACGAGAAGGTGCACGCCTTCCTGCACGTCGACCGCGAGGGCGCGCTCGCGCAGGCCCGCGCCGTGGACGAGAAGCGCGCCAGGGGCGAGCAGCTCGGCCCGCTGGCCGGTGTGCCGCTGGCGCTCAAGGACATCTTCACCACCGAGGGCGTCCCGACGACCGTCGGTTCGAAGATCCTCGAAGGCTGGATCCCGCCGTACGACGCCACGGTGACGAAGCGGCTCAAGGAAGCCGGCGTCGTCATCCTTGGCAAGACCAACATGGACGAGTTCGCCATGGGGTCCTCCACCGAGAACAGCGCGTACGGACCGACCGGCAACCCGTGGGACCTGACCCGGATCCCCGGCGGCTCCGGCGGCGGCTCCAGCGCGGCCCTCGCCGCGTACGAGGCCCCGCTCGCCATCGGCACCGACACGGGCGGCTCCATCCGCCAGCCCGCGGCCGTCACCGGCACGGTCGGCGTCAAGCCGACGTACGGCGGCGTCTCGCGCTACGGCATGGTGGCCTTCTCCAGCTCCCTGGACCAGGGCGGCCCCTGCGCCCGCACCGTCCTCGACGCGGCGCTGCTGCACGAGGCCATCGCCGGGCACGACCCGCTGGACTCCACCTCCATCGACGCCCCGGTCCCCGCGGTCGTCGAGGCCGCGCGCAACGGCTCGGTGGACGGCATGCGCGTCGGCGTCGTCAAGCAGTTCTCCGGCGAGGGCTACCAGGCCGGTGTCGTCCAGCGCTTCAACGAGTCCGTCGAGCTGCTGAAGTCGCTCGGCGCCACCGTCGTCGAGCTGGACTGCCCGTCCTTCGACCTGGGCCTGTCGGCGTACTACCTGATCGCGCCGTCCGAGTGCTCCTCGAACCTCGCGCGCTTCGACGCCATGCGCTACGGCCTGCGCGTCGGTGACGACGGCACGAAGTCCGCCGAGGAGGTCACCGCGCTGACCCGCGAGGCCGGCTTCGGCGACGAGGTCAAGCGCCGCGTCATGCTCGGCACGTACGCGCTCAGCTCCGGCTACTACGACGCGTACTACGGCTCCGCGCAGAAGGTCCGCACGCTGATCACGCGGGACTTCGAGAAGGCCTTCGAGCAGGTCGACGTCATCGTGTCGCCGACCACGCCGACCACCGCCTTCCCGATCGGCGAGCGCGCCGACGACCCGATGGCGATGTACCTGGCCGACCTGTGCACGATCCCGACCAACCTGGCGGGCAACGCCGCCATGTCGCTGCCCTGCGGCCTCGCGCCGGAGGACGGCCTCCCGGTCGGTCTGCAGATCATCGCTCCCGCCATGAAGGACGACCGCCTGTACAAGGTGGGGGCAGCCGTCGAGGCCGCCTTCGTGGAAAGGTGGGGCCACCCGCTGCTTGAGGAGGCACCGTCGCTGTGAGCAACAAGACGCTGGCCAAGGCCAAGGGCTTCAAGAAGTCCAGGACCGGCACGTATCTGTCCATCGGCACCACCGCCTTCGGGGCGCTCAGCACGCTCAAGCAGGTCAAGAAGGCCCGTGCCGAGCACGACGCGCTGCAGCTCGTCGACGCCGTCGTCTCCGCGGCCGCCATCGTCACCGGCATCGCCATCCTGGTGCGCGAGCTCAAGCGCATCGGTGACGACGACGTTCTGCTCGGCTGAGAGGGAAGTTCCAACACCGTGACTGTCACGACCACCCCCGACCTGGTGCCGTACGAGGACGCGCTCGCGTCGTACGACCCCGTCATGGGCCTCGAGGTCCACGTCGAGCTCGGCACCAAGACGAAGATGTTCTGCGGCTGCTCCACCGAGCTCAAGCAGGACGCCAATTCGCAGACCTGCCCGACCTGCCTCGGCCTGCCCGGTGCGCTGCCCGTGGTCAACGCCGTCGGCGTCGAGTCCGCGATCAAGATCGGTCTGGCGCTGCACTGCGAGATCGCCGAGTGGTGCCGCTTCGCCCGGAAGAACTACTTCTATCCGGACATGCCGAAGAACTTCCAGACCTCCCAGTACGACGAGCCGATCGCCTTCAACGGCTATCTGGACGTCCAGCTGGAGGACGGCGAGGTCTTCCGCGTGGAGATCGAGCGCGCCCACATGGAGGAGGACACCGGCAAGTCGACGCACGTCGGCGGCGCCACGGGGCGCATCCACGGCGCGTCCCACTCCCTGCTCGACTACAACCGCGCGGGCATCCCGCTCATCGAGATCGTCACCAAGCCGATCGTCGGTGCCGGGGAGCGCGCCCCCGAGGTCGCCAAGGCGTACGTCGCCGAGCTGCGCGAGCTCATCAAGGCGCTCGGCGTCTCCGAGGCGCGCATGGAGCAGGGCCAGATGCGCTGCGACGTGAACCTCTCGCTGCGCCCGCACGGCCGGGAGAAGTTCGGCACCCGCTCCGAGACGAAGAACGTGAACTCGCTGCGGTCCGTGGAGCGCGCCGCGCGCTACGAGATCCAGCGGCACGCGGCCGTGCTCTCCTCCGGCGGCACGATCATCCAGGAGACCCGGCACTTCCACGAGGAGGACGGCTCCACCACGTCGGGCCGGGTGAAGGAGGAGGCGGAGGACTACCGCTACTTCCCCGAGCCCGACCTGGTGCCGGTGGCCCCGTCCCGCGAGTGGGTCGAGGCCCTGCGCGCCGAGCTGCCGGAGCTGCCGCTCGCCCAGCGCAACCGGCTGCGCGAGGAGTGGGGCGTCTCCGCCCACGACATGCAGTCGATCCTCAACGCCGGTGCGATCGGCCCGATCGTCGCCACCATCAACGCGGGCGCGGACGCCGTGTCGGCGCGCAAGTGGTGGATGGGCGAGCTCGCGCGCAACGCGAACGAGCAGGGCGTCGACCTCGGCGCGCTGCCCATCACGCCGGAGCAGGTGGCCCGCGTGAGTGAGCTCGTCGCCTCCGGTGACCTGAACGACAAGCTGGCCCGTCAGGTCATCGACGGCGTGCTCAAGGGCGAGGGCGACCCCGACCAGGTCGTCGAGAAGCGCGGCCTGAAGGTCGTCTCGGACGACGGCGCCCTGACGGCGGCCGTCGAGGAGGCCATCGCGGGCAACCCGGGCGTCGCGGACAAGATCCGCGGCGGCAAGGTGGCCGCGGCCGGTGCGCTGGTCGGCGCGGTCATGAAGGCCACCCGTGGCCAGGCCGACGCGGCCCGCGTCAAGGAGCTCATCCTGGAGAAGCTGGGCGTCGAGGGCTGACACCCGCGCTTCCCGCGCACGGCAGGGGCGCCGCATCCGGACCGGGTGCGGCGCCCCTTCGCGTACGCGGGGCCCGAAGACGGCGGCAAAGCGCCGACGTTCACCGCGACTTTGGTCAACAGCCTTCCCCCTGCCACCGAGAGTCACTACCGTCCCAGCTCAGCAGACCAATGGATCACCGGACAACCATTGGGTGTCGACTGGAGGTTGGGCGTGGCAGCGGAGATTTCGCGCAGACGGTTGATGGCAGTGGGTGGCGGCGCGCTCGGCGCCGCCACGGTCGGGTCCTTCCTGCCGCCGTCCCTTCAGGAGGCGCTCGCGAAGGAGCCGCCGAAGGGCGGGCTCGACGCCATCGAGCACGTGGTCATCCTGATGCAGGAGAACCGCTCCTTCGACCACTACTTCGGCTCCCTGCGCGGCGTCCGCGGCTTCGGCGACCGCAACGCCGTCCAGCTCCCCAGCGGCAAGAGCGTGTTCGAGCAGCCCGGCGCCGGGCGGTCCGTGCTGCCGTTCCCGGTGCGCGAGGCCGCCGCCACGCAGAAGAAGGACCTCCAGTACATCGGCGCCCTCGACCACTCCTGGAGCGGCGGCGCCAAGGCCTGGCACGACGGCTGGATGGACGGCTGGGTGACGGCCAAGACCGCCGCCACGATGGCGTACTACACGCGCCAGGACATCCCGCTGCACTACGAACTCGCCGACACCTTCACGGTCTGCGACGCCTACCACTCGTCCATCCACACCTCCACCAGCCCCAACCGCAACCACCTGTGGAGCGGCAAGACGGGCTTCGAGGCGTCCGGCAAGCGGGCCGTCGACAACGACGCGTACGACGAGGGACGGCACCCGGGCTACGACTGGGGGACGTACGCCGAGCGCCTGGAGAAGGCGGGCGTGAGCTGGCAGACGTACACCGAGTGGGAGAACTTCACCGACAACCAGATCGAGTTCTTCACCACCTTCAAGGCCATCGCCCGCAAGGCGCTCGCCCAGACGGAATTCACCTTCATGGAGGCCTTCTACGCCAAGGTCCGCGACGCCAAGGACGAGCCGGAGCGGACCCGGCTGCTCGCCGCGCTCGACGCCGGGGTCAAGACGCTGACCAGGCGCGAGCGTTCGCTCTTCGAGCGGGGCCTGAGGCGGGTGCCGACCGGCACGCTCGCCGAGACCTTCGCGCGGGACGTCGCCCGGGGCAAGCTGGCGAAGGTCAACTACCTGGTGCCGTCCGCCGTCGACTCCGAGCACCCTTCGGTCTCCTCGCCGATCCACAGCGCCACCATCGTCTACAAGGTCCTGGACGCGCTCGCCTCGCACCCGGAGGTCTGGCGGCGCACCGCCGTGTTCATCAACTACGACGAGAACGACGGCTTCTTCGACCACGTGCCGCCGCCCGTGCCCGGCACCGACGACCCCGACGGCGCCGAGGAGCGCTGGCAGGGCCTGCCGACCGGGCTCGGCGCCCGTGTGCCGATGCTCGTCGTGTCGCCCTGGAGCGTCGGCGGGTACGTGTCCTCCGAGGTCTTCGACCACACCTCCGTGGTGCGCTTCCTGGAGCGCTGGACCGGGGTGCGCGAGCCCAACATCAGCGCCTGGCGCCGCCGGGTCACCGGCGATCTGACCGGCGCCTTCGACTTCGACCGCGGCCACCGGCAGCCGGAGGTGGAGCAGCCCGGCGCGATCCCGCCGTTCAGCGGCCGCTGGCAGCCCCAGCCGCCCGTCCAGCAGTCGATGCCCCGCCAGGAGCCGGGCGTGCGCCGGGCGCGCCCGCTGCCGTACCAGCCGGACGCCGACGCCAGGACCGCCAAGGACGGCACGCTCTCGGTGCGGCTGCGCAACGGCGGCCGGCGCAGCGCGCACTTCGCGCTGTACCCGTACGCCGGGGAGTTCCCGATACCGCAGCACCAGGACGTCCGGCACGAGGGCCGCTGGTCCGTGCCGGTGCGCGGGGACGCCTACCGCTTCACGGTCACCGGGCCGAACGGGTT harbors:
- the gatA gene encoding Asp-tRNA(Asn)/Glu-tRNA(Gln) amidotransferase subunit GatA; the protein is MTDIIKLTAAEIAARIASGELTAVEVTEAHLARIEAVDEKVHAFLHVDREGALAQARAVDEKRARGEQLGPLAGVPLALKDIFTTEGVPTTVGSKILEGWIPPYDATVTKRLKEAGVVILGKTNMDEFAMGSSTENSAYGPTGNPWDLTRIPGGSGGGSSAALAAYEAPLAIGTDTGGSIRQPAAVTGTVGVKPTYGGVSRYGMVAFSSSLDQGGPCARTVLDAALLHEAIAGHDPLDSTSIDAPVPAVVEAARNGSVDGMRVGVVKQFSGEGYQAGVVQRFNESVELLKSLGATVVELDCPSFDLGLSAYYLIAPSECSSNLARFDAMRYGLRVGDDGTKSAEEVTALTREAGFGDEVKRRVMLGTYALSSGYYDAYYGSAQKVRTLITRDFEKAFEQVDVIVSPTTPTTAFPIGERADDPMAMYLADLCTIPTNLAGNAAMSLPCGLAPEDGLPVGLQIIAPAMKDDRLYKVGAAVEAAFVERWGHPLLEEAPSL
- a CDS encoding membrane protein; the protein is MSNKTLAKAKGFKKSRTGTYLSIGTTAFGALSTLKQVKKARAEHDALQLVDAVVSAAAIVTGIAILVRELKRIGDDDVLLG
- the gatB gene encoding Asp-tRNA(Asn)/Glu-tRNA(Gln) amidotransferase subunit GatB, with translation MTVTTTPDLVPYEDALASYDPVMGLEVHVELGTKTKMFCGCSTELKQDANSQTCPTCLGLPGALPVVNAVGVESAIKIGLALHCEIAEWCRFARKNYFYPDMPKNFQTSQYDEPIAFNGYLDVQLEDGEVFRVEIERAHMEEDTGKSTHVGGATGRIHGASHSLLDYNRAGIPLIEIVTKPIVGAGERAPEVAKAYVAELRELIKALGVSEARMEQGQMRCDVNLSLRPHGREKFGTRSETKNVNSLRSVERAARYEIQRHAAVLSSGGTIIQETRHFHEEDGSTTSGRVKEEAEDYRYFPEPDLVPVAPSREWVEALRAELPELPLAQRNRLREEWGVSAHDMQSILNAGAIGPIVATINAGADAVSARKWWMGELARNANEQGVDLGALPITPEQVARVSELVASGDLNDKLARQVIDGVLKGEGDPDQVVEKRGLKVVSDDGALTAAVEEAIAGNPGVADKIRGGKVAAAGALVGAVMKATRGQADAARVKELILEKLGVEG
- a CDS encoding phospholipase C, phosphocholine-specific; the encoded protein is MAAEISRRRLMAVGGGALGAATVGSFLPPSLQEALAKEPPKGGLDAIEHVVILMQENRSFDHYFGSLRGVRGFGDRNAVQLPSGKSVFEQPGAGRSVLPFPVREAAATQKKDLQYIGALDHSWSGGAKAWHDGWMDGWVTAKTAATMAYYTRQDIPLHYELADTFTVCDAYHSSIHTSTSPNRNHLWSGKTGFEASGKRAVDNDAYDEGRHPGYDWGTYAERLEKAGVSWQTYTEWENFTDNQIEFFTTFKAIARKALAQTEFTFMEAFYAKVRDAKDEPERTRLLAALDAGVKTLTRRERSLFERGLRRVPTGTLAETFARDVARGKLAKVNYLVPSAVDSEHPSVSSPIHSATIVYKVLDALASHPEVWRRTAVFINYDENDGFFDHVPPPVPGTDDPDGAEERWQGLPTGLGARVPMLVVSPWSVGGYVSSEVFDHTSVVRFLERWTGVREPNISAWRRRVTGDLTGAFDFDRGHRQPEVEQPGAIPPFSGRWQPQPPVQQSMPRQEPGVRRARPLPYQPDADARTAKDGTLSVRLRNGGRRSAHFALYPYAGEFPIPQHQDVRHEGRWSVPVRGDAYRFTVTGPNGFRREFAGGKDGVAALSSVITRRELHLTVANRGEEPLVFTVRPLGYVDADEVRRRTRTVRVRPGSSRTVAWRTSDERGWYDVEVTAAGDKAFRRRLMGHIENGRASVSG